A genomic segment from Glycine soja cultivar W05 chromosome 18, ASM419377v2, whole genome shotgun sequence encodes:
- the LOC114397511 gene encoding ELMO domain-containing protein A-like isoform X3, whose amino-acid sequence MDDRGGSFVAVRRISQGLDRSNTCHSSSAEFVTGSTAWLGRGLSCVCAQRRESDARPSFDLTPAQEECLQRLQNRIDIPYDGSIPEHQDALRALWSAAFPEEELHGLISEQWKNMGWQGKDPSTDFRGGGFISLENLLFFARNFPKSFQDLLRKQEGDRSVWEYPFAVAGVNITFMLIQMLDLEAVKPRTLVGATFLKFLAENDSAFDLLYCITFKMMDQQWLSMRASYMDFNTVMKSTRRQLEKELLLEDIMRLEDVPSYKLLTR is encoded by the exons ATGGACGATAGAGGCGGTTCCTTCGTCGCCGTGAGAAGAATTTCGCAGGGTCTTGATCGAAGCAACACGTGCCATTCAAGTtccg CTGAGTTTGTGACAGGATCAACAGCATGGCTTGGCAGAGGTCTGTCCTGTGTCTGTGCACAGAGAAGAGAAAGCGATGCCAGACCCTCTTTTGATTTAACTCCGGCCCAG GAGGAGTGCTTGCAGAGGCTACAGAATCGCATTGATATTCCATATGATGGTTCTATCCCTGAGCACCAG GATGCCCTAAGAGCTTTATGGAGTGCTGCATTTCCTGAAGAAGAACTCCATGGTTTGATTTCTGAGCAGTGGAAGAACATGGGCTGGCAAGGGAAGGATCCATCAACAGATTTTAG GGGTGGTGGTTTCATATCATTGGagaatttgttgttttttgctAGGAATTTCCCG AAATCTTTTCAAGACCTTTTACGGAAGCAGGAAGGAGATCGGTCAGTGTGGGAATATCCATTTGCTGTTGCTGGTGTTAACATCACATTCATGCTTATTcagatgctggatcttgaagcaG TCAAACCTCGGACACTGGTGGGAGCAACTTTCCTAAAATTTCTTGCAG AAAATGATTCAGCTTTTGATCTTCTCTATTGCATAACATTCAAGATGATGGATCAACAATGGCTTTCTATGCGTGCTTCATATATGGATTTTAAT ACAGTAATGAAGTCTACTCGCCGTCAGCTGGAGAAAGAGCTTCTGCTTGAAGACATAATGCGGCTAGAAGATGTACCCTCATACAAACTTCTCACACGATAG
- the LOC114394626 gene encoding transcription termination factor MTEF1, chloroplastic isoform X2, whose protein sequence is MLLSYSLHLPITSSYSHTSNRSPNSSGYIKFRTRYRENLRYLRALTIIDPKTKPEDLPLPNDVDHIIDTLTFLKSHSFSDADIPRLKFLTPELFTTAVVPSDVSAVFRFLADDLAATKSESRDLILRCPKLLFSHVDLCLRPTLQFLRQGLNRPTTRNAHLLNTRVDKLHAKVEFLQELGFSYEEAVRACARLPAIFGYDVENNLWPKFVYLVKEMERDLEDLKRFPQYFGFSLKERIVPRHLHLKKRGVRIPLNRMLMWADPKFYAKWK, encoded by the exons ATGCTCCTCAGTTACTCTCTGCACCTCCCAATTACATCTTCTTACTCACACACCTCCAACCGCAGTCCCAACTCGAGCGGTTACATAAAGTTCCGAACAAGGTACCGCGAAAACCTGCGATACCTGCGAGCCTTAACCATAATCGACCCAAAAACCAAACCAGAGGACCTTCCTCTCCCCAACGACGTCGACCACATCATCGACACTCTCACATTCCTCAAGTCGCACTCTTTCTCCGACGCCGACATCCCTCGCCTCAAGTTCCTGACCCCTGAGCTCTTCACCACCGCCGTCGTCCCCTCCGACGTCTCCGCCGTGTTCCGCTTCCTCGCCGACGACCTCGCCGCCACGAAATCCGAGTCCCGCGACCTCATCCTCCGATGCCCCAAACTCCTCTTCTCACACGTCGACCTCTGCCTCCGACCCACGCTCCAATTTCTCCGGCAG GGGCTGAACCGGCCAACGACAAGGAACGCGCACCTGCTGAACACGCGCGTAGACAAGCTGCATGCGAAAGTTGAGTTCTTGCAAGAGTTGGGGTTTTCGTACGAGGAGGCTGTCAGGGCTTGTGCTAGGTTACCCGCAATTTTCGGGTATGACGTGGAGAACAATTTATGGCCAAAGTTTGTGTATCTTGTCAAGGAAATGGAGAGGGATTTGGAGGACTTGAAGAGGTTCCCTCAGTACTTTGGGTTCAGTTTGAAGGAGAGGATTGTGCCAAGgcacttgcatttgaaaaaaaGGGGTGTTAGGATTCCCTTGAATAGAATGTTGATGTGGGCTGATCCAAAGTTCTACGCCAAGTGGAAGTGA
- the LOC114397511 gene encoding ELMO domain-containing protein A-like isoform X2 gives MDDRGGSFVAVRRISQGLDRSNTCHSSSAEFVTGSTAWLGRGLSCVCAQRRESDARPSFDLTPAQEECLQRLQNRIDIPYDGSIPEHQDALRALWSAAFPEEELHGLISEQWKNMGWQGKDPSTDFRGGGFISLENLLFFARNFPVLPDTFFAFLLDPNSPRKSFQDLLRKQEGDRSVWEYPFAVAGVNITFMLIQMLDLEAENDSAFDLLYCITFKMMDQQWLSMRASYMDFNTVMKSTRRQLEKELLLEDIMRLEDVPSYKLLTR, from the exons ATGGACGATAGAGGCGGTTCCTTCGTCGCCGTGAGAAGAATTTCGCAGGGTCTTGATCGAAGCAACACGTGCCATTCAAGTtccg CTGAGTTTGTGACAGGATCAACAGCATGGCTTGGCAGAGGTCTGTCCTGTGTCTGTGCACAGAGAAGAGAAAGCGATGCCAGACCCTCTTTTGATTTAACTCCGGCCCAG GAGGAGTGCTTGCAGAGGCTACAGAATCGCATTGATATTCCATATGATGGTTCTATCCCTGAGCACCAG GATGCCCTAAGAGCTTTATGGAGTGCTGCATTTCCTGAAGAAGAACTCCATGGTTTGATTTCTGAGCAGTGGAAGAACATGGGCTGGCAAGGGAAGGATCCATCAACAGATTTTAG GGGTGGTGGTTTCATATCATTGGagaatttgttgttttttgctAGGAATTTCCCG GTTTTACCAGACACATTTTTTGCGTTTCTTTTAGACCCTAATTCCCCAAGG AAATCTTTTCAAGACCTTTTACGGAAGCAGGAAGGAGATCGGTCAGTGTGGGAATATCCATTTGCTGTTGCTGGTGTTAACATCACATTCATGCTTATTcagatgctggatcttgaagcaG AAAATGATTCAGCTTTTGATCTTCTCTATTGCATAACATTCAAGATGATGGATCAACAATGGCTTTCTATGCGTGCTTCATATATGGATTTTAAT ACAGTAATGAAGTCTACTCGCCGTCAGCTGGAGAAAGAGCTTCTGCTTGAAGACATAATGCGGCTAGAAGATGTACCCTCATACAAACTTCTCACACGATAG
- the LOC114394626 gene encoding transcription termination factor MTEF1, chloroplastic isoform X1 yields MLLSYSLHLPITSSYSHTSNRSPNSSGYIKFRTRYRENLRYLRALTIIDPKTKPEDLPLPNDVDHIIDTLTFLKSHSFSDADIPRLKFLTPELFTTAVVPSDVSAVFRFLADDLAATKSESRDLILRCPKLLFSHVDLCLRPTLQFLRQVGVQGLNRPTTRNAHLLNTRVDKLHAKVEFLQELGFSYEEAVRACARLPAIFGYDVENNLWPKFVYLVKEMERDLEDLKRFPQYFGFSLKERIVPRHLHLKKRGVRIPLNRMLMWADPKFYAKWK; encoded by the exons ATGCTCCTCAGTTACTCTCTGCACCTCCCAATTACATCTTCTTACTCACACACCTCCAACCGCAGTCCCAACTCGAGCGGTTACATAAAGTTCCGAACAAGGTACCGCGAAAACCTGCGATACCTGCGAGCCTTAACCATAATCGACCCAAAAACCAAACCAGAGGACCTTCCTCTCCCCAACGACGTCGACCACATCATCGACACTCTCACATTCCTCAAGTCGCACTCTTTCTCCGACGCCGACATCCCTCGCCTCAAGTTCCTGACCCCTGAGCTCTTCACCACCGCCGTCGTCCCCTCCGACGTCTCCGCCGTGTTCCGCTTCCTCGCCGACGACCTCGCCGCCACGAAATCCGAGTCCCGCGACCTCATCCTCCGATGCCCCAAACTCCTCTTCTCACACGTCGACCTCTGCCTCCGACCCACGCTCCAATTTCTCCGGCAG GTTGGGGTGCAGGGGCTGAACCGGCCAACGACAAGGAACGCGCACCTGCTGAACACGCGCGTAGACAAGCTGCATGCGAAAGTTGAGTTCTTGCAAGAGTTGGGGTTTTCGTACGAGGAGGCTGTCAGGGCTTGTGCTAGGTTACCCGCAATTTTCGGGTATGACGTGGAGAACAATTTATGGCCAAAGTTTGTGTATCTTGTCAAGGAAATGGAGAGGGATTTGGAGGACTTGAAGAGGTTCCCTCAGTACTTTGGGTTCAGTTTGAAGGAGAGGATTGTGCCAAGgcacttgcatttgaaaaaaaGGGGTGTTAGGATTCCCTTGAATAGAATGTTGATGTGGGCTGATCCAAAGTTCTACGCCAAGTGGAAGTGA
- the LOC114397511 gene encoding ELMO domain-containing protein A-like isoform X4, with translation MDDRGGSFVAVRRISQGLDRSNTCHSSSAEFVTGSTAWLGRGLSCVCAQRRESDARPSFDLTPAQEECLQRLQNRIDIPYDGSIPEHQDALRALWSAAFPEEELHGLISEQWKNMGWQGKDPSTDFRGGGFISLENLLFFARNFPKSFQDLLRKQEGDRSVWEYPFAVAGVNITFMLIQMLDLEAENDSAFDLLYCITFKMMDQQWLSMRASYMDFNTVMKSTRRQLEKELLLEDIMRLEDVPSYKLLTR, from the exons ATGGACGATAGAGGCGGTTCCTTCGTCGCCGTGAGAAGAATTTCGCAGGGTCTTGATCGAAGCAACACGTGCCATTCAAGTtccg CTGAGTTTGTGACAGGATCAACAGCATGGCTTGGCAGAGGTCTGTCCTGTGTCTGTGCACAGAGAAGAGAAAGCGATGCCAGACCCTCTTTTGATTTAACTCCGGCCCAG GAGGAGTGCTTGCAGAGGCTACAGAATCGCATTGATATTCCATATGATGGTTCTATCCCTGAGCACCAG GATGCCCTAAGAGCTTTATGGAGTGCTGCATTTCCTGAAGAAGAACTCCATGGTTTGATTTCTGAGCAGTGGAAGAACATGGGCTGGCAAGGGAAGGATCCATCAACAGATTTTAG GGGTGGTGGTTTCATATCATTGGagaatttgttgttttttgctAGGAATTTCCCG AAATCTTTTCAAGACCTTTTACGGAAGCAGGAAGGAGATCGGTCAGTGTGGGAATATCCATTTGCTGTTGCTGGTGTTAACATCACATTCATGCTTATTcagatgctggatcttgaagcaG AAAATGATTCAGCTTTTGATCTTCTCTATTGCATAACATTCAAGATGATGGATCAACAATGGCTTTCTATGCGTGCTTCATATATGGATTTTAAT ACAGTAATGAAGTCTACTCGCCGTCAGCTGGAGAAAGAGCTTCTGCTTGAAGACATAATGCGGCTAGAAGATGTACCCTCATACAAACTTCTCACACGATAG
- the LOC114394627 gene encoding probable WRKY transcription factor 12 → MEAERGGAPNYELQVSFTNTPQALHEMGFVQYEENQVLGFLSPSSQSQSSHLSQSLNSDTGVVAVTATTPTATIGFMSHSGLVTKTWNNDQVGTLDPKPVEDENCTGNGSDQGNNNTWWRSAATEKNKVKIRRKLREPRFCFQTRSDVDVLDDGYKWRKYGQKVVKNSLHPRSYYRCTHNNCRVKKRVERLSEDCRMVITTYEGRHNHSPCDDSNSSENECFTSF, encoded by the exons ATGGAAGCAGAGAGAGGTGGTGCACCCAATTATGAGCTTCAAGTTTCGTTCACCAACACCCCACAAGCCTTACACGAAATGGGTTTTGTTCAATATGAAGAAAACCAGGTCCTTGGCTTCTTGTCACCCTCTTCACAATCTCAATCTTCTCACCTCTCTCAATCCTTAAATAGTGATACTGGCGTTGTTGCTGTCACTGCCACGACCCCCACCGCAACCATCGGATTCATGAGTCATAGCGGACTTGTCACGAAAACTTGGAATAACGACCAG GTAGGAACTCTGGATCCAAAGCCTGTCGAAGATGAAAATTGCACTGGAAATGGTAGTGATCAAGGCAACAACAACACTTG GTGGAGGAGCGCAGCTACAGAGAAGAACAAGGTGAAAATAAGGAGGAAGCTTAGAGAACCAAggttttgttttcaaacaaGAAGTGATGTAGATGTGCTTGATGATGGTTACAAATGGAGGAAATATGGCCAGAAAGTTGTCAAGAATAGCCTTCATCCAAG AAGTTATTACCGCTGCACGCACAACAACTGTAGGGTGAAGAAGAGGGTTGAACGACTCTCAGAGGATTGTCGTATGGTGATAACCACCTATGAAGGTAGACACAATCACTCCCCTTGCGACGACTCAAATTCATCCGAGAATGAATGCTTTACCTCTTTCTAG
- the LOC114397511 gene encoding ELMO domain-containing protein A-like isoform X1 yields the protein MDDRGGSFVAVRRISQGLDRSNTCHSSSAEFVTGSTAWLGRGLSCVCAQRRESDARPSFDLTPAQEECLQRLQNRIDIPYDGSIPEHQDALRALWSAAFPEEELHGLISEQWKNMGWQGKDPSTDFRGGGFISLENLLFFARNFPVLPDTFFAFLLDPNSPRKSFQDLLRKQEGDRSVWEYPFAVAGVNITFMLIQMLDLEAVKPRTLVGATFLKFLAENDSAFDLLYCITFKMMDQQWLSMRASYMDFNTVMKSTRRQLEKELLLEDIMRLEDVPSYKLLTR from the exons ATGGACGATAGAGGCGGTTCCTTCGTCGCCGTGAGAAGAATTTCGCAGGGTCTTGATCGAAGCAACACGTGCCATTCAAGTtccg CTGAGTTTGTGACAGGATCAACAGCATGGCTTGGCAGAGGTCTGTCCTGTGTCTGTGCACAGAGAAGAGAAAGCGATGCCAGACCCTCTTTTGATTTAACTCCGGCCCAG GAGGAGTGCTTGCAGAGGCTACAGAATCGCATTGATATTCCATATGATGGTTCTATCCCTGAGCACCAG GATGCCCTAAGAGCTTTATGGAGTGCTGCATTTCCTGAAGAAGAACTCCATGGTTTGATTTCTGAGCAGTGGAAGAACATGGGCTGGCAAGGGAAGGATCCATCAACAGATTTTAG GGGTGGTGGTTTCATATCATTGGagaatttgttgttttttgctAGGAATTTCCCG GTTTTACCAGACACATTTTTTGCGTTTCTTTTAGACCCTAATTCCCCAAGG AAATCTTTTCAAGACCTTTTACGGAAGCAGGAAGGAGATCGGTCAGTGTGGGAATATCCATTTGCTGTTGCTGGTGTTAACATCACATTCATGCTTATTcagatgctggatcttgaagcaG TCAAACCTCGGACACTGGTGGGAGCAACTTTCCTAAAATTTCTTGCAG AAAATGATTCAGCTTTTGATCTTCTCTATTGCATAACATTCAAGATGATGGATCAACAATGGCTTTCTATGCGTGCTTCATATATGGATTTTAAT ACAGTAATGAAGTCTACTCGCCGTCAGCTGGAGAAAGAGCTTCTGCTTGAAGACATAATGCGGCTAGAAGATGTACCCTCATACAAACTTCTCACACGATAG